In the genome of Paenibacillus sp. FSL R5-0766, one region contains:
- a CDS encoding sulfite exporter TauE/SafE family protein — MDVLLFVIMFILGLVGSFFSGLLGIGGAIINYPLLLYVPSWMGLEPFSAHQVSSISMFQVFFASLAGVIAFRRKVKTGRSGGAIVHRGLVLYMGSSILAGSLIGGFISGHLDGRVINLIYGILAIMAIVLMLIPGKGKLDTSAPLVFNRWFAAGTAFAVGIVSGIVGAGGAFILIPIMLTILNIPVRTTIASSLAIVFISAIGGVIGKITGGDIPMEPIIYTVIGSLLGASLGSRVSSMINVRVLRYALIVLIAITAVKVWSSIL; from the coding sequence ATGGATGTTCTGCTTTTTGTCATCATGTTTATACTGGGTCTGGTCGGTTCATTTTTCTCCGGTTTGTTGGGTATTGGTGGGGCCATTATCAATTATCCGCTGCTGTTATATGTTCCATCCTGGATGGGACTGGAGCCATTCTCAGCACATCAGGTATCGTCGATTAGTATGTTTCAAGTATTTTTTGCTTCACTTGCCGGTGTGATTGCATTCCGCAGAAAAGTAAAAACGGGTAGAAGTGGTGGGGCGATCGTTCACCGCGGATTGGTGCTATACATGGGCTCCAGCATTCTTGCTGGCAGTCTGATCGGCGGGTTCATATCCGGTCATCTGGACGGAAGGGTTATTAATCTGATCTATGGCATTCTGGCGATCATGGCGATTGTGCTTATGCTGATTCCCGGAAAGGGAAAGCTTGATACCTCAGCTCCACTGGTGTTTAACCGATGGTTTGCAGCAGGCACTGCTTTTGCAGTAGGCATTGTATCAGGAATTGTTGGTGCGGGTGGTGCCTTTATCCTTATTCCTATCATGCTGACGATTCTTAACATCCCCGTACGAACGACGATTGCTTCTTCACTGGCGATTGTATTTATCTCCGCAATCGGCGGCGTTATAGGGAAAATTACGGGTGGAGACATTCCGATGGAACCCATCATCTATACGGTGATCGGCAGTCTGCTAGGGGCATCCCTTGGTTCACGGGTTAGTTCGATGATCAATGTGAGGGTACTTCGATATGCATTAATCGTACTTATCGCCATCACAGCGGTTAAAGTCTGGTCATCCATTCTGTAA
- a CDS encoding SDR family NAD(P)-dependent oxidoreductase gives MTEHNGKVIIITGGASGIGKETALQLSDQGATIVVADYNEDGAKKLAAEIEAAGGTAGAYKVDVSKGDEIKALIDWTVEQYGTLSGIFNNAGIGLVKPFLEMDPESYHRVIDVDQHSVYYGMYYGAKKMVELNVQGTIVNTASIYGSVAAVGSFNYNAAKAAVVMMSKSGALELAEHGIRVVGVAPGFIETPILGDDQAMKDALATQHMRGELIQPEKVASVVTFLFSDAASAVNGTTVAVDDGFLSFKTK, from the coding sequence ATGACGGAGCACAATGGAAAAGTAATCATTATTACAGGTGGAGCGAGTGGTATTGGCAAAGAGACAGCACTTCAACTTTCGGATCAAGGTGCGACTATTGTTGTCGCTGACTATAATGAAGACGGAGCGAAGAAGCTTGCGGCAGAGATTGAAGCAGCTGGCGGAACAGCGGGCGCGTACAAAGTGGATGTATCCAAAGGGGACGAGATCAAAGCCCTGATCGACTGGACCGTAGAGCAATATGGTACATTAAGCGGTATTTTCAATAACGCCGGCATTGGACTTGTGAAGCCATTTCTGGAGATGGACCCGGAATCCTATCATAGAGTCATTGATGTAGATCAGCACAGCGTATACTACGGTATGTATTATGGTGCGAAAAAAATGGTTGAATTAAATGTACAAGGTACTATTGTAAATACAGCTTCGATCTATGGAAGTGTTGCTGCAGTAGGCAGCTTCAACTACAACGCTGCCAAGGCAGCGGTTGTTATGATGTCCAAATCCGGTGCATTGGAACTTGCTGAGCATGGAATTCGTGTAGTTGGTGTAGCACCTGGCTTTATCGAGACACCGATTCTGGGTGATGACCAAGCCATGAAAGATGCGCTTGCTACTCAACATATGCGTGGAGAGCTCATTCAACCGGAGAAAGTAGCCAGTGTGGTTACATTCTTGTTCAGTGATGCAGCCAGCGCAGTGAACGGTACAACCGTAGCCGTAGATGATGGATTCCTCAGCTTCAAAACCAAATAA
- the asd gene encoding aspartate-semialdehyde dehydrogenase: MSAKLKVGIVGGTGMVGQRFVDLLDQHPWFEVTAISASANSAGKTYEESVQGRWKLAVPIPEAVKKIVVQDASQVEAFASQVDFIFCAVDMKKNEIQALEEAYARTGTPVVSNNSAHRWTADVPMVIPEINPGHLDVIEAQRKRLGTKTGFIAVKPNCSIQSYVPALHALREFNPTQVVASTYQAISGAGKNFTDWPDMLDNVIPYIGGEEEKSEQEPLRIWGSIENNEIVKASAPLITTQCIRVPVTDGHLATVFVNFEKKPSKDEILERWLQFKGRPQELALPSAPKQFITYFEEENRPQTKLDRDIERGMGVSTGRLREDSLYDYKFVGLSHNTLRGAAGGAVLIAELLKAEGYIQPK; the protein is encoded by the coding sequence ATGTCAGCAAAATTGAAAGTTGGTATCGTCGGAGGAACAGGAATGGTGGGTCAGCGTTTTGTGGACCTGCTCGATCAACATCCATGGTTTGAAGTAACAGCTATTTCTGCAAGCGCCAATTCGGCAGGTAAAACATATGAAGAATCCGTACAAGGCAGATGGAAACTCGCAGTTCCTATTCCGGAAGCTGTGAAGAAAATCGTTGTTCAGGATGCTTCCCAAGTTGAAGCTTTTGCCAGTCAGGTTGATTTTATTTTCTGTGCGGTTGATATGAAAAAGAATGAAATTCAAGCGCTCGAAGAAGCTTATGCTAGAACAGGCACACCTGTCGTGTCCAACAACTCCGCTCACCGCTGGACAGCAGATGTACCTATGGTAATCCCTGAGATTAACCCGGGACATCTGGACGTGATTGAAGCTCAACGCAAACGTCTGGGTACAAAAACAGGATTTATTGCTGTAAAACCAAACTGCTCGATTCAGAGCTATGTGCCTGCACTGCACGCCTTGCGTGAGTTCAACCCGACTCAGGTTGTTGCTTCCACGTATCAAGCAATCTCCGGAGCAGGTAAAAACTTTACGGACTGGCCTGATATGCTTGATAATGTCATTCCATACATCGGTGGCGAAGAAGAGAAGAGTGAGCAGGAACCACTGCGGATCTGGGGTAGCATCGAAAATAATGAGATCGTCAAAGCATCGGCTCCATTAATTACAACCCAATGTATTCGTGTTCCAGTAACGGATGGACATCTGGCGACCGTGTTTGTAAACTTCGAGAAAAAACCAAGTAAAGACGAAATTTTGGAGCGTTGGTTGCAGTTCAAAGGCCGTCCGCAGGAACTGGCTCTGCCAAGTGCGCCAAAACAATTCATTACGTATTTTGAAGAAGAGAACAGACCGCAGACAAAACTGGATCGTGACATCGAACGCGGAATGGGTGTCTCCACAGGCAGACTGCGCGAAGACTCACTCTATGACTACAAATTCGTGGGATTGTCCCACAACACGCTCCGTGGAGCGGCAGGTGGTGCGGTTCTGATCGCAGAACTGCTTAAAGCTGAAGGATATATTCAACCGAAATAA
- a CDS encoding DUF6376 family protein: protein MMTGLIASSILLISACSVVEQANQSLNYVSGATDYIEQVSNAGADLQELASSAVNNPEITTQIQEKIDLIQAEASEFSQLTAPAIGESIHENLVSYNTQLTEVVDNFENTIAEQGFTAENWEKTGIPELITNINNLKDPLSGLQGE from the coding sequence ATGATGACAGGCCTTATTGCATCAAGTATTCTGCTGATTTCAGCCTGTTCTGTCGTGGAACAAGCCAATCAAAGTTTAAATTATGTGAGTGGGGCTACTGATTATATAGAACAGGTATCAAACGCCGGGGCTGATCTGCAAGAGCTCGCATCAAGTGCTGTGAATAATCCGGAGATTACAACGCAGATTCAGGAGAAAATCGATCTGATCCAAGCAGAAGCAAGTGAATTTTCTCAGTTGACTGCTCCTGCAATAGGAGAGAGCATTCATGAAAATCTGGTTAGTTACAATACTCAATTAACAGAAGTTGTAGACAATTTTGAGAATACAATTGCAGAGCAAGGTTTTACGGCAGAAAATTGGGAGAAGACGGGCATTCCTGAACTGATCACCAACATCAATAATTTGAAAGATCCGCTTAGCGGACTTCAGGGTGAATAA
- a CDS encoding bile acid:sodium symporter family protein, translating to MLQALNQRLNRIMPLITPISIIIGVLCGSFLSSYTFLSPWLFAFMTFAGSISLGIRDFVNVLKKPFPLFVCLFILHLAMPLIALGMGHLVFPTDAYTITGLVLAAVIPTGISSFIWVSIYRGNIALTLSIILIDTMLAPFVVPGVLSLLIGTSVTLDTAAMMSSLFWMIVVPSLLGMLLNEWTKGAIVPVWGPRLNPLSKLFMASVVAINGSVVAPYLADFNWKLAGLAVIIIFLASFGYALSYFIARLLGWNEADQVALVFNGGMRNISAGAVLAVSYFPPPVAVPVVLGMVFQQMLASLTGYLLGRRSQLPHKSDKTSAA from the coding sequence ATGCTTCAAGCCTTGAACCAACGCTTGAACCGCATCATGCCACTGATTACCCCAATCAGCATTATTATTGGCGTGTTATGCGGGAGTTTTCTTTCTTCTTATACCTTTTTATCTCCTTGGCTTTTTGCGTTCATGACGTTCGCTGGAAGTATCAGTCTGGGGATACGGGATTTTGTGAACGTGCTGAAGAAGCCGTTCCCCCTGTTTGTATGTCTGTTTATTTTGCATTTGGCGATGCCTCTAATTGCTCTTGGTATGGGTCATCTGGTTTTCCCTACAGATGCGTATACCATAACGGGCCTGGTTCTGGCAGCCGTGATTCCGACAGGAATCAGCAGCTTCATCTGGGTCAGTATCTATCGGGGCAATATCGCACTTACGCTTTCCATCATCCTGATTGATACCATGCTTGCTCCTTTTGTAGTGCCCGGCGTGTTATCCCTGTTAATCGGAACCAGTGTCACACTGGACACAGCAGCCATGATGAGCAGTCTGTTCTGGATGATTGTGGTGCCTTCCCTGCTCGGTATGCTGCTGAATGAGTGGACCAAAGGCGCCATTGTCCCGGTATGGGGACCAAGGTTGAATCCGTTGTCCAAATTGTTCATGGCATCAGTCGTTGCGATTAACGGGTCTGTCGTTGCGCCCTACTTGGCTGATTTCAACTGGAAGTTGGCTGGTCTTGCAGTCATCATTATTTTCCTGGCATCATTCGGTTATGCGCTAAGTTACTTCATCGCCCGATTGTTGGGCTGGAATGAGGCTGATCAGGTCGCTCTGGTGTTCAATGGAGGTATGCGTAATATCAGCGCAGGCGCAGTACTGGCTGTTTCTTATTTTCCGCCACCTGTTGCTGTCCCGGTTGTGCTTGGCATGGTATTTCAACAGATGCTCGCTTCCCTGACAGGTTATCTGCTCGGTCGTCGCTCTCAGCTTCCGCATAAGTCGGATAAGACATCTGCGGCATAA